The Apium graveolens cultivar Ventura unplaced genomic scaffold, ASM990537v1 ctg7642, whole genome shotgun sequence genome has a segment encoding these proteins:
- the LOC141704260 gene encoding uncharacterized protein LOC141704260, whose product MTLGAWGQGRGNGEADPQEENDAEGSDEEQEDDDAGQSDGVLTFGRAQRSICDGDYKKKPQLGQPKLGVVTFINGKKNWRKNWKKPLTLLEKFDVSYKKKGKVEEIGRKLKEVVERATEEGNSQDATLSLANQRKRDVELLLEVCPPKKGKFKMFPRHTLTELVGIDEVSKYTTSQSSLVCIPERIPKSAYSIIGKVLTDVTNMVKAIEEIEVTRAKLDEKVQILAARAYPNRDNLASKILWEEYIQIASHMTSPLCERYKKTIIEDTRSDHMEVDEDDNDIHIDDLEYRFPL is encoded by the exons ATGACACTAGGGGCCTGGGGCCAGGGTAGAGGTAATGGAGAAGCTGATCCTCAGGAAGAAAATGATGCAGAAGGCAGTGATGAAGAACAGGAAGATGATGATGCTGGACAGAGTGACGGTGTTCTCACATTTGGGAGAGCTCAACGCAGCATTTGTGATGGtgattacaaaaagaagccaCAACTTGGACAACCGAAACTTGGAGTTGTAACCTTTATAAATGGAAAAAA GAACTGGAGAAAAAATTGGAAAAAGCCTCTCACCCTTTTGGAAAAGTTTGATGTTTCATACAAAAAGAAAGGAAAAGTGGAAGAAATAGGGCGAAAGCTTAAA GAGGTCGTGGAGCGTGCAACGGAAGAGGGGAATTCTCAGGATGCAACACTATCTCTAGCCAACCAAAGGAAACGTGACGTTGAACTATTGCTGGAGGTTTGTCCACCAAAGAAGGGAAAATTTAAAATGTTCCCGCGCCATACCCTCACGGAGCTTGTTGGAATTGATGAAGTTTCCAAATATACCACTTCTCAGTCTTCTCTGGTCTGCATCCCAGAGCGCATTCCAAAGTCTGCATATTCTATTATCGGGAAGGTCCTGACAGATGTGACTAATATGGTTAAAGCAATAGAGGAGATCGAGGTTACACGTGCTAAACTTGATGAAAAGGTGCAGATTTTGGCTGCTCGTGCTTATCCAAACAGAGATAATCTCGCTTCTAAAATTTTATGGGAAGAGTACATTCAAATAGCATCACACATGACTTCTCCTCTTTGTGAGCGTTATAAAAAGACTATTATAGAg GATACACGCTCAGATCATATGGAGGTGGACGAAGATGACAATGATATTCATATAGACGACTTGGAATATCGCTTCCCACTTTAG